Genomic segment of Geminocystis herdmanii PCC 6308:
GGCAAGTCGCAAGACACTTTTATTACAAGGCGAGATTCCTTGTCACGAGTCGTTAACAATTCTGTTCGGTTAACGCAAAAATGGTAGATTTGGGGTCATTTTTTCATGATGTCCAAGTTTGTCCAACTTTTTAGGAGCGGTAAGAGAACTTATCACCGTAAAGTTAATAGTTATTACGGATATTATGACTGTTAAAAATAAGTCAATTTGTGGTTATTTTAAGATAGATAATTGTTAATTATGATGAATAAACAAAAATTAATCACTTTTTTAGTCATTTTTTCTAGTTCCTTTATTTGTAATCCTGTTTTAGCTCAATATCCTTTTAATTGGCGTAATCATCTTGGCAAGGGAACTCATTATATTTGTACCAGAAGTGGTACTGGTGTAGTAACTATAAGAAAAGGACCAAGTGTTAATCATCCCAGAGGATTAGAACAAGTAGGTTCTGGAGGCAATACGATAGTTCAGATGTTTGCCAAAACAAATTACACTTTACCCGTTGGCTTTGATTTGTTTGATGTCTTTGGGACTTCTCGTGGTTCAGATAATTCTATGTGGACTAATATAGGTATGAACCAATGGACAGGATATGTGCGTTCTGATTTTATTTGTAAAAGAAGGTGATCAATTTTGACAAAAAACACTCATTTCGTTCACCTATATTGAAACAATTTTCTCAATAATGAAAGTAAAAGAAATTATCAAAATCATAGAAAAAGATGGTTGGTATTTAATTAGAACAAAAGGTAGTCATCGACAATATAAACACGATCTTAAAAGAGGATTGGTTACAATATCGGGTAAGTTATCTGATTATTTAGCACCAGGTACAGCTAATAGCATTTTGAAACAAGCACAAATAAAATAGAGGAGTTGATTTTATGCGTTATGCGATCGTAATTGAAAAAGCACCATCTAATTATTCGGCTTATTGTCCTGATTTGCCCGGATGTGTTGCCACAGGTGATACCATTGAGGAGCTTAAAAACGAAATGACGGAGGCGATCACCTTTCACTTGGAAGGATTGCGAGAAGAAGGTTTACCGATACCTTTACCATTATCTCTAACGGATTATATCGAAGCTAGTTAATAAGTATCTAAATAAAAGTCATGGCTTTTTGACACAAAATTATTATTTTCTATGTTATCAGAAAAAGAGTTCGATCGAGCAGCACAGCCTTTGACGATCGAGCTTTGTGGAGTGGAGAGGTTCGATCGAAAGTATTATTATAGGATATGAGATAAATATAGTGGATTGTACCACTTACGGTGAGAACCTGCACCTTTTCTGGGAATTTCCTCACATCCCATCTGTTTTAATTTTTTGACAACTTCTTTATATTTCATTAACTTATGCCGAAATAGGAATTAAGGTTTCCGTCCAAATAATAGTCGGTTCTATGATAGGGTGTAGGAAGGAAGGTAACGGTTTATTTAATTCTTGATAGGCTTCAATTAGTGCCGACAAAGCATCGGAAACATTAGGAATCACATCATCTAATGTATCGGCTTCGGTAATTAAATTGGGCAATAAAGGGCAAGTTACAGTATAACCGCCTTCAGGTTGTGGTTCTAAGATTAGGGGCAATTTGTATATATTTTTCATGTTCTTGAATTAAGCATTTAAACTCAATTCTATCACTTGTTCGCTGTTCCATTACTTCAGGAAGAACTCTAATGAAATTTTCCAAAACATGATTCTATTTTCTTAGTTCCTAGGAAAAATTAATGGTATATATTACCTCATTCAACTTTAATCCGATCTTTTCCGAACTTATCCGATCTTTTGCTTAATAAATTGTAATAAAACTCCCGATCAAATCCGATCTTTTACTCTTGAAACTACTAAATTTATTTGGTTCACTTAAAGGTAGTAACTAAAAAAATAGGCTTAGAAATTTATGATTAGTGTAAAAGTGGTATCTAAAAGTACTGGTAAACCCGTTAGCGGAAAGAGAGTTCAGTTAGGGTTTGAAGGCAACTGGCTTCCGGGTGGAATGTCAAGTGATGAACGAACAAATTCTGAGGGAGAAGCTCATTTTGATAATGATCCGGGGAAGGGAATAGTATATGTCGATGGTAGTAATGTTCATAAAGGAGATTTAAGAGGTCGAGTTGTTGTTTATATCTAAATAATTACAGCAAAAATCAAGTGAATAATCATTAATTATAGCTTTAATTTCATAGATATTGTTTGGTTATTTGATCTGAAAATAATAAAGTAAATTCTTAATAAATTATGTCTAATAATGATAATTTAGGACAACAAATAATATCTTTTTTGCAAACCTTATGGCAACAAACTATAAGTTTATATCGGAATCTTTTTTGGAGTTCTTCTCAGTGGTTACAGTATGCAGAAAAACAGAGTAGTTTAGGGGATATTCAATGGGCTTTTTTTGCTTGTGACCAAGCTCTGAAAAAGGATTCTCACAATTATTCTGCGTGGTGTAAAAAAGGTTATTTGTTCTATCAACAGCAAGAATATGAGCAGACTTTGATTAATTTTAATCAGGCTTTGCAAATTGAACCTAGTTTATATCAAATAAACCATGAAAAAGGGAAAATTTTAAATTATCTTCAGCGTTATGATGAGGCAATTTCTGCTTATGATGAGGCACTTAAATTTAAACAAGATTTAGATGTGCTTTGGATTGAAAAAGGAGATTTATTGGTTATTAAGCAAGATATAAAAGGGGCTTTTAATTGTTATCAATCGGCTCAAAAATTAAATGCTAATAATCCTCAAATTCAACAAAAAATTGATTCAGTTTTCGGTCAATTACAACTATTAGCGGATCAGTTTTTTAATCAAGGTAATCGTCTTTTTGAAGGGGGTAATTTTCAAGATGCTCTCGTTAGGTACAATGAGGCGATCGAACATCGAGAGGATTTTGTCGAGGCATGGTATCAAAAAGGTAATTGTCTGGCAAAACTTAATGCTGAGGAAGATGCGATCGAATCCTATAACCAAAGTTTGAAGCTAAACCCTAATTTCAGTCTTGGTTGGGTAGGAAAAGGAGATATTTTTGCTAGTAAAGGGCGTTTTCAAGAAGCCCTCGACTGCTATGAGAAGGCTTTAAGTCTCAATTCTGGCAATAATAAAATTTCTGAGAAAATCGAATCGATGTCGGGAGAGTTACAAAAACTGGAAACCGAAGGGGAAAATTTACTTCAACAAGCCATTAATTTAACTAATTCACAACAATATCAGGAGGCAATGAAAATATATGATCAGGCTCTCGAACTTATCAGCAAGAATCTGGTTTCACCGTGCTAAAACTTTAGGCTCGATCGCACAGGAAACAGAAGTAGCATTAGACGCTATTTCCTATTATGAGGATGCAATCAAGTCCCTTGCTCAATCGTTTTCCTTTAGCCAACCTCAAGATGAACATTATCAAGAATTACAATCGTTACGACAATCTTTTCCAGAAGGTTTAGCTTCTAAATATTATGTTAGAGGGATTTGCTTAAAATTTTTAAATAAAAATGAGGAAGCTCTTATTTATTTTAATAAGGCGATAAGACAAAAAGCTGATTATGTGGATGCGTGGTTTGAACGTGGTATTGTACTGATAAATTTAGACAAAAATGACGAAGCTTTTACTTCTTTTAATAAAGTCCTAGAATTGAATCCTCAACACGTTAAGTCTTTAATAATTAAATCTTTTATCTTAAGAGACGATAAAAAGTACGAAGAAGCTCTTAACTTACTTGATCGAGCTATTGATGTCGAACCAAATAATGCTGAAGCATGGAAAGAGAGAGGACGGATTTTAATAAGTTTAGACAAAAATGACGAAGCTCTTACTTCTTTTAGTCGGGCGATCGAATGTGATCCTAATGATGCTGAAGCATGCCGTTTGAGGTCAATATTGTTAGAAATGCAAGAATAATTGAGTTAAGTTGGATTGTCATTGCGAGGTACGAAGCAATCTCTTAAAATAAACTTGTCTATTTTATTAAATCCTCATTCCTTAGCCAGAAATAGTTTGTAGTAATAATTTTAGCCTGTAGCCGTAGATTAGTAAGGTAAAAAACCTAACTTTCAAATATATATTGATTCGATCGAGCAACGCCTCCCTTGGCGATCGATTTGTTGGGTTGCATTTCATTTAACCCAACCTACATTTTTTGGGGGGGTTCGATCGAGTTTTGTGGGGGGGTTCGATCGTTTTTATTTATTTACCGATTAATCTATCATACTCACCATGAGTACCAATCCAAAACCATAAAATTCCATTTTTAACCTCAATTCCTAATGCACGATAAGCTTTACCTACTCTTACTGACCAATATTTATTAACTTTCTTAAAATGTAAAGAAGGATGACTGGGATTAGTTTTTAATAATTCATAAGAAACATCTGCTAGCTGTTGTATATCTTTAGGTAGCTGATTATAAAATAACCAGAATTTGCGATTAGTATAGTGCATTAAATTTCTTGATAATCTCCAGCTTCAAATTCAGCGAGTGCTTCTTGAGCTAAAGCATCAAGTTTACCATCTATAATATCTTGTTCTAATTGTTGATCCCATTGTTGATAATCTAAATCTAATAACCAATTTCGTAACTTACTAAAATCTTGTTCAGAAAGATTTAAAATTGCTTTTTCAATTTGTTCAATAGTCATAATGATCAAATAATTGTAAAAATTCATTCACATCATAACATTTCTAAAGATAAAAAATATAGTCTGTGCGGGCGCGCAGCGTGCCTTTGGCATCGCGCTTTTTACTTCTTCTATGTCCTTTCGACAAATCATTCTTTTAGGGCATGACATTTGTTGAGTTTTAGATTTGTAAAGGTTGCATTTCATTTAACCCAACCTACATTTTTAGGGGGGTTCGATCGAGCATAAATTGTCTTTAAAGATGATCGATCGTACATAAAAATATGAGTAAGATAAGCTAGGACACGTTTAACTTATATGATTAATTAAAAAATGGACTTAATTTTATGTCATCAAACCGCCGATTTTGATGCCCTAGGTGCAGCCGTTGGCTTAACCAAGCTACATCAGGGAGCAAAAATTGTCTTAACAGGAGGCGCTCATCCTTCCGTGAGGAGATTTCTCGCTTTACATCGAGACGAATTTGATTTAATTGAGTTTCGTAGTGTCAATCCTCAAAAAATCAGACGTTTATTTATTGTGGATACTCACCAGTTCGATCGACTAGGAAAAGCGGTAGAATGGTTACAGTTAGAGCATTTAGAGTCTGTTACTATCTACGATCACCATGAAGAAAATCATCCTGAAAAAAATGGCACTATTAAGGCCACTACCATAAAGCATATAAAAAAAGTGGC
This window contains:
- a CDS encoding type II toxin-antitoxin system HicA family toxin, which translates into the protein MKVKEIIKIIEKDGWYLIRTKGSHRQYKHDLKRGLVTISGKLSDYLAPGTANSILKQAQIK
- a CDS encoding tetratricopeptide repeat protein; amino-acid sequence: MSNNDNLGQQIISFLQTLWQQTISLYRNLFWSSSQWLQYAEKQSSLGDIQWAFFACDQALKKDSHNYSAWCKKGYLFYQQQEYEQTLINFNQALQIEPSLYQINHEKGKILNYLQRYDEAISAYDEALKFKQDLDVLWIEKGDLLVIKQDIKGAFNCYQSAQKLNANNPQIQQKIDSVFGQLQLLADQFFNQGNRLFEGGNFQDALVRYNEAIEHREDFVEAWYQKGNCLAKLNAEEDAIESYNQSLKLNPNFSLGWVGKGDIFASKGRFQEALDCYEKALSLNSGNNKISEKIESMSGELQKLETEGENLLQQAINLTNSQQYQEAMKIYDQALELISKNLVSPC
- a CDS encoding ParE family toxin-like protein codes for the protein MHYTNRKFWLFYNQLPKDIQQLADVSYELLKTNPSHPSLHFKKVNKYWSVRVGKAYRALGIEVKNGILWFWIGTHGEYDRLIGK
- a CDS encoding tetratricopeptide repeat protein, which produces MIRLSNLSARIWFHRAKTLGSIAQETEVALDAISYYEDAIKSLAQSFSFSQPQDEHYQELQSLRQSFPEGLASKYYVRGICLKFLNKNEEALIYFNKAIRQKADYVDAWFERGIVLINLDKNDEAFTSFNKVLELNPQHVKSLIIKSFILRDDKKYEEALNLLDRAIDVEPNNAEAWKERGRILISLDKNDEALTSFSRAIECDPNDAEACRLRSILLEMQE
- a CDS encoding type II toxin-antitoxin system HicB family antitoxin, which translates into the protein MKNIYKLPLILEPQPEGGYTVTCPLLPNLITEADTLDDVIPNVSDALSALIEAYQELNKPLPSFLHPIIEPTIIWTETLIPISA
- a CDS encoding type II toxin-antitoxin system HicB family antitoxin encodes the protein MRYAIVIEKAPSNYSAYCPDLPGCVATGDTIEELKNEMTEAITFHLEGLREEGLPIPLPLSLTDYIEAS
- a CDS encoding type II toxin-antitoxin system HicA family toxin; protein product: MKYKEVVKKLKQMGCEEIPRKGAGSHRKWYNPLYLSHIL